In a genomic window of Thermus albus:
- a CDS encoding HAD family hydrolase has translation MVGLVFIDVDGTLVGRDGVPDCVWPAAEALRNQGVRLSLITGRPGRGHALAYARRLDPTGLHVFESGAVVLAFSRDPHSPPIQPLLVEALPHEATREAVRLARRLELPLEGYTADGGFFVEEANPLLEAHQELLGVAAEEADLLALASPLVRLQVLGETQAPLGLFLQALPQELQAHVAESPRMPGVRFVSLTKRGVSKLTAARFVAESYGLTLAQSAMVGDGENDLELIQGVGLGIAMGNASPRVKAAAKRVVARVEDCGLEEALSSLLTRQTP, from the coding sequence ATGGTGGGGTTGGTCTTCATAGATGTGGACGGCACCCTGGTGGGTAGGGACGGAGTCCCAGATTGCGTCTGGCCCGCGGCAGAAGCCCTTAGGAACCAGGGGGTACGGCTTAGCCTCATCACCGGCCGGCCGGGTCGGGGCCACGCCCTGGCTTACGCCCGCAGGCTGGACCCCACGGGCCTGCACGTGTTTGAGTCGGGGGCGGTGGTCCTGGCTTTTTCCCGGGATCCCCACTCCCCGCCCATCCAACCCCTCCTGGTGGAGGCCTTACCCCATGAGGCCACCCGGGAAGCGGTTCGGCTGGCCCGCAGGCTCGAGCTTCCCCTGGAAGGCTACACCGCCGATGGAGGATTCTTCGTGGAGGAAGCAAACCCCCTCCTAGAGGCCCACCAGGAACTCCTGGGCGTGGCCGCCGAAGAAGCGGACCTCCTCGCGCTTGCAAGCCCTCTGGTCCGCCTTCAGGTGCTGGGCGAAACCCAAGCCCCTTTGGGGCTTTTTCTGCAGGCCCTACCCCAGGAACTCCAGGCCCATGTGGCGGAAAGCCCCCGGATGCCTGGGGTGCGCTTCGTTTCCCTCACCAAACGGGGGGTGAGCAAGCTCACCGCCGCCCGCTTTGTGGCGGAAAGCTACGGCCTTACCCTGGCCCAGTCCGCCATGGTGGGGGATGGGGAAAATGACCTGGAGCTCATCCAAGGGGTGGGCCTGGGCATCGCCATGGGGAACGCCTCCCCCAGGGTCAAGGCCGCGGCCAAGCGGGTGGTGGCCCGGGTGGAGGATTGCGGCCTAGAGGAGGCCCTTTCCAGCCTTTTAACCAGGCAAACGCCTTAG
- a CDS encoding PhzF family phenazine biosynthesis protein: MARIPYVIVDAFASTPGAGNRVALVLDARGMGLEEMQSLARRLGEPETAFVTEKQGTLFSVRFFTPTGEVEFSGHAALALGLTLVRLGLAPEGTERLYLHTPTEALPVEILYEAGEPKKALVRGPAPRFRDLPPYQALKEVLEALGSDERYLHRGLPYGIAYTGLWSLFVPLIAPGVVDALEPEMAALTTVSRKLEVATVHAYAPMGPRSFYARDFAPLLGIPEDPVTGSANAALGALLARAGVVPRREGRVVLTIYQGHRLGNPGVVEVVVEYSPTGQPYGVQIGGEAVQVFAGEL, translated from the coding sequence ATGGCTAGGATTCCCTACGTGATCGTGGACGCCTTCGCTTCCACCCCGGGAGCCGGGAACCGGGTGGCCCTCGTTTTGGATGCCAGGGGGATGGGCCTGGAGGAAATGCAAAGCCTTGCCCGGCGCCTGGGCGAGCCGGAAACCGCCTTTGTCACGGAAAAACAAGGCACCCTTTTTTCCGTGCGCTTCTTCACCCCTACAGGGGAGGTGGAGTTCTCCGGCCATGCCGCCTTGGCCCTGGGCCTGACCCTGGTGCGCCTGGGCCTGGCCCCGGAAGGCACCGAACGGCTCTACCTTCACACCCCCACGGAGGCCCTGCCGGTGGAGATCCTCTATGAGGCCGGGGAGCCCAAGAAAGCCTTGGTGCGGGGCCCTGCCCCCAGGTTCCGCGACCTCCCTCCCTACCAGGCCTTGAAGGAGGTCCTCGAGGCCCTGGGTTCCGACGAGCGCTACCTGCACCGGGGCCTGCCCTACGGCATCGCCTACACCGGGCTTTGGAGCCTCTTTGTCCCCCTGATCGCCCCCGGGGTAGTGGACGCCCTGGAGCCGGAGATGGCGGCCCTGACAACGGTTTCCCGGAAGCTAGAAGTGGCCACGGTGCACGCCTACGCTCCCATGGGGCCAAGGAGCTTCTACGCCCGGGACTTCGCCCCCCTCTTGGGCATCCCCGAGGACCCGGTAACGGGCTCCGCCAACGCCGCCTTGGGGGCCCTGTTGGCCCGGGCTGGGGTGGTGCCCCGGAGGGAGGGACGGGTGGTCCTCACCATCTACCAAGGCCACCGCCTGGGTAACCCCGGGGTGGTGGAGGTGGTGGTGGAGTATAGCCCCACCGGCCAGCCCTATGGGGTCCAGATCGGTGGGGAAGCGGTCCAGGTCTTTGCTGGGGAACTCTGA
- the aspS gene encoding aspartate--tRNA ligase, whose protein sequence is MRRTHFAGSLREEHVGEEVVLEGWVNRRRDLGGLIFLDLRDREGLVQLVAHPESPAYQEAERVRSEWVVRVKGTVRLRPEPNPRLPTGKVEVELSSLEVLSEAKTPPFPIDAGWRGEEEKEVSEELRLKYRYLDLRRKRMQENLRLRHRVIKAIWDFLDREGFIQVETPFLTKSTPEGARDFLVPYRQQPGLFYALPQSPQLFKQMLMVAGFDRYFQIARCFRDEDLRADRQPDFTQMDLEMSFVEVEDILTLNERLMAHVFREALGVELPLPFPRLAYQEALERFGSDKPDTRFGLELQEVGHLFRESAFQVFREAERVKALAVPKALSRKEIADLEELAKRHGAKGLAFARVEEGGLAGGIAKFLEPVQHHLLETTKAGPGETLLFLAGPAKVAANAMGQVRLRLAELLNLSREGFRFLWVVDFPLLEWDEEAGRYTYMHHPFTHPHPQDLPLLDTDPGKVRALAYDLVLNGVEVGGGSIRIHDPQLQAKMFRILGIGEEEQQEKFGFFLEALRYGAPPHGGIAWGLDRLLALMTASPSIREVIAFPKNKEGKDPLTGAPSPVSEEQLRELGLMVIAHG, encoded by the coding sequence ATGCGCCGCACCCACTTCGCCGGAAGCCTCAGGGAAGAGCACGTGGGGGAGGAGGTGGTCCTCGAGGGGTGGGTGAACCGCCGCCGGGACCTGGGGGGGCTCATCTTCCTGGACCTCCGCGACCGCGAAGGGCTGGTCCAACTGGTGGCCCACCCGGAAAGCCCCGCTTACCAGGAAGCAGAACGCGTCCGCTCGGAGTGGGTGGTCCGGGTGAAGGGCACCGTGCGCCTGCGCCCCGAGCCCAACCCTCGCCTGCCCACGGGGAAAGTGGAGGTGGAGCTTTCCTCCTTGGAGGTGCTTTCCGAAGCCAAAACTCCTCCCTTTCCCATAGATGCCGGCTGGCGCGGCGAGGAGGAAAAGGAGGTCTCGGAGGAACTCCGCCTAAAATACCGCTACCTGGACCTCCGCAGGAAGAGGATGCAGGAAAACCTGCGCCTACGCCACCGGGTCATCAAGGCCATCTGGGACTTCCTGGACCGGGAAGGCTTCATCCAGGTGGAAACCCCCTTCCTCACCAAGAGCACCCCGGAAGGGGCCCGGGATTTCCTGGTGCCCTATCGGCAGCAACCTGGCCTCTTCTATGCCCTACCCCAATCCCCGCAGCTTTTCAAGCAGATGCTGATGGTGGCGGGCTTTGACCGCTACTTCCAGATCGCCCGCTGCTTCCGGGACGAGGACCTCCGGGCCGACCGCCAACCCGATTTCACCCAGATGGACCTGGAGATGAGTTTTGTGGAGGTGGAGGATATCCTAACGCTTAACGAAAGGCTCATGGCCCACGTGTTCCGCGAAGCCTTGGGGGTGGAGCTTCCCCTTCCCTTTCCCCGCCTCGCCTACCAGGAGGCCCTGGAGCGCTTTGGCTCCGATAAGCCCGACACCCGCTTTGGCCTAGAGCTCCAGGAAGTGGGGCACCTCTTCCGGGAAAGCGCCTTTCAGGTTTTCCGGGAGGCGGAAAGGGTAAAGGCCCTGGCGGTGCCCAAGGCCCTCTCCCGAAAGGAGATCGCCGACCTGGAGGAGTTGGCCAAGCGCCACGGGGCCAAGGGACTGGCCTTTGCCAGGGTGGAGGAGGGGGGATTGGCAGGCGGGATCGCCAAGTTTTTGGAACCCGTACAGCACCATCTCCTGGAGACCACGAAAGCCGGCCCGGGGGAAACCCTCCTCTTCCTGGCGGGGCCCGCCAAGGTGGCAGCCAATGCCATGGGGCAGGTGCGGCTTAGGCTGGCGGAGCTCTTGAACCTCTCCCGGGAAGGCTTCCGCTTCCTCTGGGTGGTGGACTTCCCCCTCTTGGAGTGGGACGAGGAAGCGGGCCGCTACACCTACATGCACCATCCCTTCACCCACCCCCACCCCCAGGACCTCCCCCTCTTGGACACCGACCCCGGGAAGGTGCGGGCCCTGGCCTACGACCTGGTGCTGAACGGGGTGGAGGTGGGCGGCGGCTCCATCCGCATCCATGACCCCCAGCTGCAGGCCAAGATGTTCCGCATCCTGGGCATCGGAGAGGAGGAGCAGCAGGAAAAGTTTGGCTTCTTCCTCGAGGCCCTCCGCTACGGCGCCCCACCCCACGGGGGCATCGCCTGGGGCCTAGACCGCCTCCTTGCCCTCATGACCGCAAGCCCCTCCATCCGGGAGGTCATCGCCTTCCCCAAGAACAAGGAGGGGAAGGACCCCCTCACCGGGGCCCCAAGCCCTGTGTCCGAGGAGCAGCTTCGCGAACTGGGTCTTATGGTGATCGCCCATGGCTAG
- the hisS gene encoding histidine--tRNA ligase, whose product MAVRGAKDLFGKELRLHQHIVATARRVLEAAGALEFITPVFEETQVFEKGVGISTDIVRKEMFTFQDRGGRSLTLRPEGTAAMVRAYLEHGMKVWPQPVRLWMAGPMFRAERPQKGRYRQFHQVSYEALGSESPILDAEAIVLLYEILKELSLRRLSLKLSSVGDPKDRARYNAYLREVLSPYQEELSPDSQERLELNPMRILDSKSEKDQALLRELKVKPMLDFLGEAAREHLKEVERHLERLSVPYELDPTLVRGLDYYVRTAFEVHHAEIGAQSALGGGGRYDGLSELLGGPRVPGVGFAFGVERVALALEAEGLGVAEEKGPDVYLIPLTEEAVSEAFYLAEALRPRIRAEYALSPKKPGKGVEEALKRNAAFVGFLGEDELKTGEVTLKRLATGEQVRLPQREALGFLLSALA is encoded by the coding sequence ATGGCGGTTCGCGGCGCCAAGGACCTGTTCGGCAAGGAGCTTAGGCTACACCAGCACATCGTGGCCACCGCCCGCCGGGTGTTGGAGGCGGCGGGGGCCTTGGAGTTCATCACCCCCGTGTTTGAGGAAACCCAGGTCTTTGAAAAGGGGGTGGGGATCTCCACCGACATCGTCCGAAAGGAGATGTTCACCTTCCAGGACCGGGGCGGGCGCTCCCTGACCCTACGCCCTGAGGGCACCGCGGCCATGGTGCGGGCCTATCTGGAGCACGGGATGAAGGTCTGGCCCCAGCCGGTAAGGCTTTGGATGGCGGGGCCCATGTTCCGGGCGGAAAGACCCCAGAAAGGGCGCTACCGCCAGTTCCACCAGGTGAGCTACGAGGCTTTAGGTTCGGAAAGCCCCATCCTGGATGCGGAAGCCATCGTCCTCCTCTACGAGATCCTGAAGGAGCTCAGCCTAAGGCGCCTCAGCCTAAAGCTCTCCTCCGTGGGGGACCCGAAGGACCGGGCCCGCTACAACGCCTACCTGAGGGAGGTGCTCAGCCCTTACCAGGAAGAGCTTTCCCCCGACTCCCAAGAGCGCCTGGAGCTCAACCCCATGCGCATCCTAGACTCAAAAAGCGAGAAGGACCAGGCCCTTTTGCGGGAGCTTAAGGTAAAGCCCATGCTGGACTTCCTCGGGGAAGCCGCCCGGGAGCACCTAAAGGAGGTGGAGCGCCACCTGGAAAGGCTCTCCGTGCCCTACGAGCTGGACCCCACCCTGGTGCGGGGCCTGGACTACTACGTGCGCACCGCCTTTGAGGTGCACCACGCCGAGATTGGGGCCCAATCAGCCCTAGGGGGTGGGGGGCGTTACGACGGGCTTTCCGAGCTTCTGGGTGGCCCCAGGGTTCCCGGGGTAGGGTTCGCCTTCGGGGTGGAGCGGGTGGCCCTGGCCCTCGAGGCCGAGGGCCTGGGCGTTGCCGAGGAAAAGGGTCCCGATGTTTACCTTATCCCCCTCACGGAAGAGGCGGTATCCGAGGCCTTTTATCTGGCGGAGGCCTTGAGGCCCCGCATCCGGGCGGAGTACGCCCTTAGTCCCAAGAAGCCCGGCAAAGGCGTGGAGGAAGCCCTGAAGCGGAACGCGGCCTTCGTGGGCTTCTTGGGAGAGGATGAGCTAAAGACCGGTGAGGTCACCCTGAAGCGCCTGGCCACCGGGGAACAGGTGCGCCTTCCCCAAAGGGAGGCCCTGGGTTTCCTCCTTTCCGCCCTGGCCTGA
- a CDS encoding ABC transporter ATP-binding protein, with protein MEVHYTIKKPIPLEAHFQIRGFTVLLGESGTGKTTLLKALAGLVPAKGTPFAGLPPERRPVGYLPQELALFPHMTAWENVAFPLKGENRKKMALALLERVGLLDHAHKRPNQLSGGQKQRVALARALARNPELLLLDEPTSALDLLTKDLVMGELVDLIRREGIPTLAVTHDPALARMADWLLVMGRGRILQEGPPEEVLASPKEVEVARLLGYENLFPVRIGEEGVWLGQVHLHLPLPPWARPGQEAWLGVRAEEVIVVREDRPPPSHNVLEGILESLHPEGLAYRGRFLGPVALSLLLPRHVQERLRLHPGQRLRVALKPRYLHLMPGKAEQVP; from the coding sequence ATGGAGGTCCACTACACCATAAAAAAGCCCATTCCCCTCGAGGCCCACTTCCAGATCCGCGGGTTCACCGTACTTTTGGGGGAAAGCGGCACCGGCAAAACCACCCTGCTCAAGGCCCTGGCTGGCCTGGTACCCGCAAAAGGCACCCCCTTTGCGGGCCTGCCTCCAGAAAGGCGTCCCGTGGGCTACCTTCCCCAAGAGCTGGCCCTTTTCCCCCACATGACCGCCTGGGAAAACGTGGCCTTCCCCCTTAAGGGGGAAAACCGGAAAAAAATGGCCCTGGCCCTCTTGGAGCGGGTAGGCCTCCTGGACCACGCCCACAAGCGGCCCAACCAGCTTTCCGGAGGGCAAAAGCAGCGGGTGGCCCTGGCCCGGGCCCTGGCCCGAAACCCAGAACTCCTTCTCCTGGACGAACCCACCAGCGCCCTGGACCTCCTCACCAAGGACCTGGTCATGGGAGAGCTAGTAGACCTTATCCGCAGGGAGGGGATTCCCACCCTGGCTGTAACCCACGATCCCGCCTTGGCCCGCATGGCCGACTGGCTTTTAGTGATGGGACGGGGAAGGATCCTCCAAGAAGGCCCCCCCGAGGAAGTCCTGGCCTCCCCCAAGGAGGTGGAGGTGGCCCGGCTATTAGGCTACGAGAACCTCTTCCCCGTGCGCATTGGGGAAGAAGGGGTCTGGCTCGGCCAGGTCCACCTCCACCTACCCCTTCCCCCCTGGGCCCGCCCAGGGCAAGAGGCCTGGCTGGGGGTGCGGGCGGAGGAGGTGATCGTGGTGCGGGAAGACCGCCCCCCTCCGTCCCACAACGTGCTGGAAGGCATCCTAGAGAGCCTGCACCCCGAAGGCCTGGCGTACCGGGGGCGCTTCCTGGGACCCGTGGCCCTGAGCCTCCTCCTGCCCCGGCACGTGCAGGAAAGGCTTCGCCTGCACCCCGGCCAGCGGCTTCGCGTGGCCCTCAAACCCCGCTACCTGCACCTGATGCCGGGCAAGGCGGAGCAGGTCCCCTAA
- the modB gene encoding molybdate ABC transporter permease subunit → MDPLFWISLRLSLEVALATSLILLPIGIPLAWALAFYRLPMKTFLEAVFLLPLVLPPTVLGFYILVFLGPEGPWHRLTGFTWAFHFEGLVFASVLFSLPFALTAYREAFLSLDRNLLEVARTLGAPRAKIWVRVILPLVWPGVLSGSLLAFAHTLGEFGVVLMVGGSIPGKTQMVSIYLYDLVQALRFRDAATTSLTLLLLSLAILTVARWLEAKGRTWRSTTP, encoded by the coding sequence GTGGACCCCTTGTTTTGGATCTCCCTCCGCCTCTCCTTGGAAGTGGCCCTGGCGACTTCCCTCATCCTCCTTCCCATAGGCATTCCCCTGGCCTGGGCCTTGGCCTTTTACCGCCTCCCCATGAAGACTTTTCTGGAGGCCGTCTTCCTCCTCCCCTTGGTTCTGCCTCCCACGGTGCTGGGATTTTACATCCTCGTCTTTTTGGGACCCGAGGGGCCCTGGCATAGGCTTACGGGCTTTACCTGGGCCTTCCACTTTGAGGGCCTGGTCTTCGCCAGCGTCCTCTTCAGCCTGCCCTTCGCCCTCACCGCCTACCGGGAAGCCTTCTTGTCCTTGGACCGGAACCTCTTGGAGGTGGCCCGGACCCTGGGGGCCCCCAGGGCCAAGATCTGGGTTAGGGTAATCCTCCCCTTGGTCTGGCCCGGGGTGCTCTCCGGTTCCCTCCTGGCCTTTGCCCATACCCTGGGGGAGTTCGGGGTGGTCCTCATGGTGGGAGGATCCATCCCCGGCAAAACCCAGATGGTGAGCATCTACCTCTATGACCTGGTCCAGGCCCTGCGCTTTAGGGATGCCGCCACCACTTCCCTAACCTTGCTCCTTCTAAGCCTGGCCATCCTAACTGTGGCCAGATGGCTGGAGGCGAAAGGGAGGACATGGAGGTCCACTACACCATAA
- the modA gene encoding molybdate ABC transporter substrate-binding protein, translating into MGRLTVIRFLVGLTVGIGLLGLGPVWAQSKQVRVVAAADLQFALQDIAKAFEAKNPGVKINLIFGSSGKFYTQLTQGLEADLFFSAEKVYPELLEKQGLAEPGTRKPYAIGRMVIWLDRNLKLEPSPEALKDPRITRLAIANPVHAPYGRAAITLLEHYGLIKRKAITLPETNKPFSQLSWDEIPWETLTGGVEAYWDASPLRQGKPSFEFVYGENISHTAQLALTSTRAGILALSLAVNESLSRPGVYWLSPFESHLRLEQAYVILKGKGRPEVLAFYRFVGSEEARAIFRHYGFLLPGEKSE; encoded by the coding sequence ATGGGTAGACTTACGGTTATCCGGTTTTTGGTGGGTTTGACGGTGGGTATAGGCCTCCTCGGTTTGGGGCCGGTGTGGGCGCAAAGCAAGCAGGTCAGGGTGGTGGCCGCAGCCGACCTGCAGTTTGCCCTCCAGGATATAGCCAAGGCCTTTGAGGCCAAAAACCCCGGGGTAAAGATCAACCTCATCTTCGGCTCCTCGGGAAAGTTCTACACCCAGCTCACCCAGGGCCTCGAGGCCGACCTCTTCTTTTCCGCGGAAAAGGTCTATCCCGAGCTTCTAGAAAAGCAAGGCCTGGCCGAACCGGGAACCCGCAAGCCTTACGCCATCGGGCGTATGGTGATCTGGCTGGACCGTAACCTGAAACTGGAACCGAGCCCCGAGGCCCTCAAGGACCCCCGCATCACCCGGCTGGCCATCGCCAACCCCGTGCATGCCCCCTACGGCCGGGCCGCCATCACCCTGCTGGAGCACTATGGCCTCATCAAGAGGAAGGCCATCACCCTCCCGGAGACCAACAAGCCCTTTTCCCAACTTTCCTGGGACGAGATCCCGTGGGAAACCCTTACCGGCGGGGTGGAGGCCTACTGGGACGCAAGCCCCCTGCGCCAGGGCAAACCTAGCTTTGAGTTCGTCTACGGCGAGAACATCTCCCATACCGCGCAGCTGGCCCTAACCTCCACCCGGGCCGGCATCCTGGCCCTGTCCCTGGCGGTAAACGAAAGCCTCTCCCGCCCCGGGGTCTACTGGCTCTCCCCCTTTGAGAGCCACTTGAGGTTGGAGCAAGCCTACGTCATCCTAAAAGGGAAAGGCCGCCCCGAGGTGTTGGCCTTCTACCGCTTCGTGGGCAGCGAGGAGGCCCGTGCCATCTTCAGGCACTACGGCTTCTTGCTACCGGGGGAAAAGTCTGAATGA
- the argF gene encoding ornithine carbamoyltransferase gives MAGDPLTRPKDFLDFKAYGRREVEDLLTLAETLKRERYRGENLKGKVLALLFEKPSLRTRTTLEVAMLHLGGHAVYLDQKQVGIGEREPVRDIAKNLERFVEGIAARVYRHETVEELARHARIPVINALSDRVHPLQALADLLTLKEAFGGWEGLEVAWVGDGNNVLNSLLEVAPLVGLRMRVATPKGYEPDPDLLRRAGALFTHDPREAASGAHALYTDVWTSMGQEAERAKRLLDFNGFQVNGELLKLLRPEGIFLHCLPAHYGEETTEEAVHGPRSRVFDQAENRLHTAKAVLLRLLS, from the coding sequence ATGGCGGGAGATCCCCTCACCCGGCCCAAGGACTTTTTGGACTTCAAGGCCTACGGCAGAAGGGAAGTGGAGGACCTTTTGACCTTGGCGGAAACCCTTAAGCGGGAGCGCTACCGGGGAGAGAACCTCAAGGGCAAGGTGCTGGCCTTGCTCTTTGAGAAGCCTTCCTTGCGTACCCGAACCACCCTCGAGGTGGCCATGCTGCACCTGGGAGGACACGCGGTCTACCTGGACCAGAAGCAGGTGGGCATTGGGGAAAGGGAACCGGTAAGGGACATCGCTAAGAACTTGGAGCGCTTCGTGGAGGGGATTGCGGCCCGGGTTTACCGGCATGAGACCGTGGAGGAACTGGCCCGCCACGCCCGTATCCCGGTGATCAACGCCCTTTCTGACCGGGTCCATCCCTTACAGGCCCTGGCGGACCTCCTCACCCTAAAGGAGGCCTTTGGGGGTTGGGAGGGCCTCGAGGTGGCCTGGGTGGGGGATGGGAATAACGTCTTGAACTCTCTTTTGGAGGTGGCCCCCCTGGTGGGCTTGCGCATGCGGGTGGCCACGCCCAAAGGCTACGAACCGGATCCCGATCTTTTGCGAAGGGCAGGGGCCCTGTTTACCCATGACCCTAGGGAGGCGGCCTCGGGTGCCCATGCCCTTTACACCGATGTCTGGACCAGCATGGGCCAGGAGGCGGAGCGGGCGAAACGGCTTTTGGACTTTAACGGGTTCCAGGTCAACGGGGAGCTCTTGAAGCTCCTCCGTCCTGAAGGCATCTTCCTCCACTGCCTTCCCGCCCATTACGGGGAGGAGACCACGGAGGAGGCGGTGCACGGGCCCCGGAGCCGGGTTTTTGACCAGGCGGAAAACCGCCTTCACACCGCCAAGGCGGTCCTCCTCCGCCTGTTAAGCTAG
- the argC gene encoding N-acetyl-gamma-glutamyl-phosphate reductase has translation MGILGASGYGGGELLRLLKAHPGVELVGFTSRRREGRPLSAAWPQLWDDRPFAPQEEVLERAEVVFLALPNGLAMEIAPRALEAGKRVIDLSGDFRLPPAVYEAWYGIPHKSPGLYREAVYGLPELHREELRGARLVANPGCYVTSATLALAPLAKEGVLRKAFLVGLSGVSGAGREGEGTFFAEVNENLKPYKVGGVHRHIPEMEQNLGRLLAQGRPVKTHGPKGEVRLSFVPHLVPMTRGILVTAEVEAEGGWSQKTLDDLYQDFYAQEPFVRVLREALPETKGTYASNRVDVKPLFEARTGRILVFAALDNLVKGMAGQAVQNLNLMLGFPEETALPKEGIWP, from the coding sequence GTGGGCATCCTGGGAGCCTCGGGGTATGGGGGCGGGGAGCTCCTTCGCCTACTCAAGGCCCATCCAGGGGTGGAGCTCGTGGGGTTCACAAGCCGGAGGCGGGAGGGAAGGCCCCTTTCCGCCGCCTGGCCCCAGCTATGGGACGATAGGCCCTTTGCCCCCCAGGAGGAGGTGCTGGAACGGGCGGAGGTGGTCTTCCTGGCCCTGCCCAATGGCCTAGCCATGGAGATTGCCCCCCGGGCCCTGGAGGCCGGCAAGCGGGTGATTGACCTTTCCGGGGACTTCCGGCTTCCTCCTGCGGTCTACGAGGCCTGGTACGGAATCCCCCATAAAAGCCCAGGGCTGTACCGGGAAGCAGTTTATGGGCTTCCTGAGCTCCACCGGGAAGAGCTTAGAGGGGCTAGGTTGGTGGCCAACCCCGGCTGCTACGTGACTTCGGCCACTTTAGCCCTTGCCCCTTTGGCTAAAGAGGGCGTTTTACGGAAAGCCTTTCTCGTGGGCCTAAGCGGGGTTTCCGGAGCGGGTAGGGAAGGGGAAGGAACGTTTTTTGCTGAGGTGAACGAGAACCTAAAGCCCTATAAGGTGGGGGGTGTCCACCGTCACATCCCCGAGATGGAGCAGAACCTGGGCCGCCTTCTGGCCCAGGGGCGCCCGGTTAAAACCCACGGACCCAAAGGGGAGGTGCGCTTATCCTTTGTTCCCCACCTGGTGCCCATGACCCGGGGCATCCTGGTGACCGCGGAGGTGGAGGCGGAGGGGGGTTGGAGCCAGAAGACCTTGGATGACCTTTACCAGGATTTCTACGCCCAGGAGCCTTTTGTGCGGGTTTTGCGGGAGGCTTTGCCCGAAACCAAGGGCACCTATGCCTCCAACCGTGTGGATGTGAAACCCCTTTTTGAAGCCCGCACAGGGCGCATTTTGGTCTTTGCCGCCCTGGATAACCTGGTCAAGGGTATGGCGGGCCAAGCGGTGCAGAACCTGAACCTCATGCTGGGTTTTCCTGAAGAGACCGCGCTTCCCAAGGAGGGGATATGGCCGTGA
- the argJ gene encoding bifunctional glutamate N-acetyltransferase/amino-acid acetyltransferase ArgJ, protein MAVRLPLGFRAGATRAGIKPSGKPDLALLVSGLPASWAYVATQNRAAAPSIHRGRALHAQGGPLRAVVVNAGNANCATGERGFGDDQRMAEAAALRLGLSVEEVLTASTGVIGVPLPVEKVEAGLPQIELTPYADAFAEAILTTDLVAKVAEAEVEGARVVGIAKGSGMIHPNMATMLAFLVTDAALPQEALREIWRGIVDRTFNQVTVDGDTSTNDLALVMANGAYGGVSLEAFAPALEGVARELARKIARDGEGATKLMTVRVVGAATEEEARRAARAVAGSALWKAALYGNDPNWGRILAALGNSGARFDPSRVQIRVQGIPLYGGGTLPFDRQAASRAMRAEEVEVWVDLGEGYGEGMAWGCDLTEGYVKINALYTT, encoded by the coding sequence ATGGCCGTGAGACTGCCTTTGGGGTTCCGCGCAGGGGCCACCCGGGCGGGCATCAAGCCTTCGGGAAAACCCGATCTGGCCCTTTTGGTGTCCGGCCTTCCCGCTTCCTGGGCCTATGTGGCCACGCAGAATCGGGCCGCTGCCCCTTCCATACATCGGGGCAGGGCCCTTCATGCCCAAGGGGGCCCCTTACGGGCAGTGGTGGTTAACGCGGGCAACGCCAACTGCGCCACCGGGGAGCGTGGTTTTGGGGACGACCAGCGCATGGCCGAGGCCGCGGCCCTGCGCTTGGGGCTTTCCGTGGAGGAGGTCTTGACGGCTTCCACTGGGGTCATCGGCGTTCCCCTTCCCGTGGAGAAGGTGGAGGCGGGTCTACCCCAGATTGAGCTCACCCCCTACGCCGATGCCTTTGCCGAGGCCATCCTCACCACCGACCTGGTGGCCAAGGTGGCCGAGGCTGAGGTGGAAGGCGCCAGGGTGGTGGGTATCGCCAAAGGGAGCGGGATGATCCACCCCAACATGGCCACCATGCTGGCCTTCCTGGTGACGGATGCTGCCTTGCCCCAGGAGGCCTTAAGGGAAATCTGGCGGGGCATTGTGGACCGCACCTTCAACCAGGTTACCGTGGACGGGGATACCTCTACCAACGATCTCGCCCTGGTGATGGCGAACGGGGCTTATGGTGGGGTGTCCCTCGAGGCCTTCGCCCCCGCCTTGGAAGGAGTGGCCCGGGAGCTGGCCAGGAAGATTGCCCGGGATGGGGAGGGGGCCACCAAGCTCATGACCGTGCGGGTGGTGGGGGCGGCCACGGAGGAGGAGGCCAGGCGGGCGGCCCGGGCGGTGGCGGGCAGTGCTCTTTGGAAGGCAGCCCTTTACGGTAACGACCCCAACTGGGGCCGCATCCTGGCGGCTTTGGGCAACTCGGGAGCGCGGTTTGACCCCTCGAGGGTGCAGATTCGGGTGCAGGGGATTCCCCTCTATGGGGGTGGGACCCTGCCCTTTGACCGTCAGGCTGCAAGCCGGGCCATGCGGGCGGAGGAGGTGGAGGTCTGGGTGGACCTGGGGGAGGGTTACGGGGAGGGCATGGCCTGGGGGTGCGACCTGACGGAGGGGTATGTTAAAATAAACGCTTTATATACTACTTGA